A single Zootoca vivipara chromosome 1, rZooViv1.1, whole genome shotgun sequence DNA region contains:
- the ISM2 gene encoding isthmin-2, whose protein sequence is MSKIGGKIVLILSFVFLTTCLDAAKGLPLRKQRNHSPKERNYKLVEISTSSDTASIKEDEMPQSNKVRNLRRNGQAMPHRQKRRWPLQHAARNQLAPLQPGGATQEESTPFVLDLKNLPGLANVDLSAQNPNIQVTIEVVDDPQAEMEMDLLKETSNDWSLTSSEWLSHKDLFWPLFWEYTDPMEEGEEGDNLDIRSRGEEEDDDDEEEEEDYTSEYDEEETVLSGVGGDWDQRWPHQKNWIFKEKYNYDYEDEEEWSPWSPCTVTCGTGNQKRTRSCGYACTATESRTCDLHRCPGADGELSLATEETPFEAENATEILNSDVDSCEKWLNCKSDFLNKYLSKVLSDLPSCPCSYPLEAVYSAVNLRDERQGKNFRWRDASGPKERLDIYKPTARFCLRSMLSLDSTTLAAQHCCYDESARLITRGKGAGAPNLISTEFSPELHYKVDMLPWILCKGDWSRYHAVRPPNNGQRCADNPPEEEYLSQLQEAREY, encoded by the exons ATCTCTACTTCATCCGACACGGCTTCAATCAAAGAAGACGAAATGCCGCAGTCTAACAAGGTCCGGAACCTGAGGCGAAATGGACAGGCCATGCCACACAGGCAGAAACGCCGTTGGCCACTACAACATGCTGCAAGGAACCAGTTGGCACCGCTCCAGCCAGGTGGCGCAACTCAGGAGGAGAGCACGCCCTTTGTGCTGGACTTGAAGAACCTGCCAGGCTTAGCCAATGTGGACCTGAGTGCCCAGAATCCAAATATACAG GTGACCATTGAGGTCGTGGATGATCCTCAGGCTGAGATGGAGATGGACCTGCTGAAGGAAACTAGCAATGACTGGTCTCTGACCTCCTCTGAGTGGCTGTCCCACAAAGACCTCTTCTGGCCACTTTTCTGGGAGTACACGGACCCcatggaggaaggggaggaaggggacaaTTTGGACATAAGGAgcaggggggaagaagaagacgatgatgatgaagaggaggaggaagactacACTTCAGAGTATGATGAGGAAGAAACGGTGCTGAGTGGAGTGGGAGGTGACTGGGACCAGCGGTGGCCCCATCAGAAAAACTGGATCTTCAAAGAGAAGTATAATTACG ACTATGAAGACGAAGAGGAGTGGAGCCCTTGGTCTCCGTGCACTGTAACCTGTGGCACAGGCAACCAGAAAAGAACCCGGTCTTGTGGCTACGCATGCACTGCTACAGAGTCAAGGACCTGTGACCTGCACCGCTGTCCTG GAGCAGATGGGGAGTTGTCTCTTGCCACAGAAGAGACACCATTTGAAGCTGAGAATGCCACAGAGATCCTAAACTCAG ATGTGGACAGCTGTGAGAAGTGGCTCAATTGCAAGAGCGACTTCCTCAACAAATACCTGAGCAAAGTGTTGTCGGACCTACCCAGCTGCCCCTGCTCCTACCCACTGGAAGCTGTCTACAGCGCCGTCAACCTGCGGGACGAGCGGCAGGGCAAGAACTTCCGCTGGCGAGATGCCAGCGGGCCCAAGGAGCGGCTGGACATCTACAAGCCCACAGCCCGCTTCTGCCTGCGCTCCATGCTCTCCCTGGACAGCACCACGCTGGCTGCACAGCACTGCTGCTATGACGAGAGCGCCAGGCTGATCACGCGAGGCAAGGGGGCTGGGGCCCCCAACCTCATCAGCACCGAGTTCTCCCCCGAGTTGCACTACAAGGTCGACATGCTGCCCTGGATCCTCTGCAAAGGGGACTGGAGCAGGTACCACGCCGTGCGGCCTCCGAATAACGGGCAGCGGTGTGCTGACAACCCCCCAGAGGAAGAGTACCTCTCTCAGTTACAGGAGGCTAGGGAGTATTAA